One window of Channa argus isolate prfri chromosome 4, Channa argus male v1.0, whole genome shotgun sequence genomic DNA carries:
- the dapk2b gene encoding death-associated protein kinase 2 isoform X3 has product MKTPGMAVFKQQSVGDFYELGETLGSGQFAVVKRCVEKSTSNEYAAKFIKKSLIASSKRGVSREEIVREVSILQELQHPNIISMHDVYETRTDVVLILELVSGGELFDFLAQKESLCEEEATQFIKQVLDGVQYLHSKRIAHFDLKPENIMLLDRNVPLPRIKIIDFGLARTIEAGANYKNFFGTPEFVAPEIVNYEPLGLEADMWSIGVITYILLSGASPFLGDTKQETLGNISAVSYDFDEDLFSNTSELAKSFIRQLLEKNTRKRMTITDALNHPWIKSYGYLEEDSAAPEAEMKAEQLQSQLLKDYTIQTHSSMPNNNTYARFEHFAQVVEHISLMENGISEVTGARHTLQGDIETLLSIYNDKKAWYKGESETARKQLSQVHYEFRKVEATRRLLQEDIKVVDASLKTITGKYSRRKSQLVALRQELNSELRRMQEVMSSLHPEGATGGIHSSSLKMDLNPSLKEFCGGELCPEAKQPLVESD; this is encoded by the exons TGGGCAGTTTGCTGTTGTCAAACGCTGCGTAGAGAAGAGCACGAGCAATGAGTACGCAGCCAAGTTCATCAAGAAAAGCCTGATAGCGTCCAGCAAACGAGGCGTAAGTAGAGAGGAGATCGTGAGGGAAGTGAGCATCCTGCAGGAGCTCCAGCATCCCAACATCATATCGATGCACGATGTGTACGAGACCCGCACAGACGTGGTGCTCATCCTCGAACT ggtCTCTGGGGGAGAGCTGTTTGATTTCTTGGCTCAGAAGGAGTCTCTCTGTGAAGAAGAGGCCACGCAGTTTATCAAACAGGTCCTAGATGGAGTCCAGTATCTCCACTCAAAGAGAATTGCACATTTTGATCTAAAG CCTGAAAATATAATGCTGCTAGACAGGAATGTTCCACTACCTCGCATCAAAATCATAGACTTTGGACTGGCACGCACGATAGAAGCCGGGGCTaattataaaaacttttttggTACCCCTGAATTTGTTG CTCCAGAGATAGTCAACTATGAGCCACTGGGATTGGAGGCAGACATGTG GAGCATTGGAGTCATcacatatatact CTTGAGTGGTGCGTCACCTTTCCTCGGTGACACAAAGCAAGAAACGCTGGGAAACATCTCGGCAGTAAGCTATGACTTTGACGAAGATCTTTTCAGCAATACGAGTGAGCTGGCCAAGAGCTTTATCAGGCAGCTCCTGGAGAAGAACACAAG AAAAAGGATGACCATAACAGACGCCCTCAACCATCCTTGGATTAAG TCCTATGGATACTTAGAGGAGGACAGCGCTGCCCCTGAGGCTGAGATGAAAGCAGAGCAGCTGCAGTCGCAGCTTCTGAAGGACTACACCATCCAGACGCACTCGAGCATGCCCAACAACAACACATATGCCAGGTTTGAGCATTTTGCCCAGGTGGTGGAACACATTAGCTTGATGGAGAACGGGATTTCAGAGGTGACAGGAGCCCGCCACACTCTGCAGGGTGACATAGAGACACTGCTCTCCATCTACAATGACAAGAAAGCTTGGTACAAGGGGGAGAGCGAGACAGCAAGGAAGCAGCTCTCTCAGGTCCACTATGAGTTTCGTAAAGTGGAGGCCACTAGGAGGCTGTTACAGGAGGACATAAAAGTTGTAGATGCCAGTTTGAAGACCATCACTGGGAAGTACAGCCGGAGGAAAAGCCAACTGGTCGCTCTGAGGCAGGAGCTGAACTCTGAGCTTCGGCGGATGCAGGAAGTGATGAGCTCTCTGCATCCAGAAGGAGCCACTGGTGGCATCCACAGCAGCAGTCTGAAGATGGACCTGAACCCTTCACTAAAGGAGTTCTGTGGAGGGGAACTGTGCCCTGAGGCCAAGCAGCCACTCGTAGAGTctgactaa
- the dapk2b gene encoding death-associated protein kinase 2 isoform X2, translated as MHDVYETRTDVVLILELVSGGELFDFLAQKESLCEEEATQFIKQVLDGVQYLHSKRIAHFDLKPENIMLLDRNVPLPRIKIIDFGLARTIEAGANYKNFFGTPEFVAPEIVNYEPLGLEADMWSIGVITYILLSGASPFLGDTKQETLGNISAVSYDFDEDLFSNTSELAKSFIRQLLEKNTRKRMTITDALNHPWIKPYNPRQAMVKRLSVINLDNFKRQYARRRWKLSFRIVALCNHLTRIMKKGNNLPEPDRRDCESDQEEEILKRRPRTRKRSSTS; from the exons ATGCACGATGTGTACGAGACCCGCACAGACGTGGTGCTCATCCTCGAACT ggtCTCTGGGGGAGAGCTGTTTGATTTCTTGGCTCAGAAGGAGTCTCTCTGTGAAGAAGAGGCCACGCAGTTTATCAAACAGGTCCTAGATGGAGTCCAGTATCTCCACTCAAAGAGAATTGCACATTTTGATCTAAAG CCTGAAAATATAATGCTGCTAGACAGGAATGTTCCACTACCTCGCATCAAAATCATAGACTTTGGACTGGCACGCACGATAGAAGCCGGGGCTaattataaaaacttttttggTACCCCTGAATTTGTTG CTCCAGAGATAGTCAACTATGAGCCACTGGGATTGGAGGCAGACATGTG GAGCATTGGAGTCATcacatatatact CTTGAGTGGTGCGTCACCTTTCCTCGGTGACACAAAGCAAGAAACGCTGGGAAACATCTCGGCAGTAAGCTATGACTTTGACGAAGATCTTTTCAGCAATACGAGTGAGCTGGCCAAGAGCTTTATCAGGCAGCTCCTGGAGAAGAACACAAG AAAAAGGATGACCATAACAGACGCCCTCAACCATCCTTGGATTAAG CCTTATAATCCCAGACAAGCCATGGTGAAGAGGCTGTCAGTGATAAACCTGGACAACTTTAAGAGACAGTACGCCAGACGCAGATGGAAG CTGTCTTTCAGAATTGTGGCTCTGTGCAACCACTTAACACGAATCATGAAGAAGGGCAACAACCTGCCTGAGCCGgacagg AGGGACTGTGAAAGTGaccaagaagaagaaatacTTAAAAGACGACCGAGAACCAGAAAAAGGAGCAGCACTTCCTGA
- the dapk2b gene encoding death-associated protein kinase 2 isoform X1, translated as MKTPGMAVFKQQSVGDFYELGETLGSGQFAVVKRCVEKSTSNEYAAKFIKKSLIASSKRGVSREEIVREVSILQELQHPNIISMHDVYETRTDVVLILELVSGGELFDFLAQKESLCEEEATQFIKQVLDGVQYLHSKRIAHFDLKPENIMLLDRNVPLPRIKIIDFGLARTIEAGANYKNFFGTPEFVAPEIVNYEPLGLEADMWSIGVITYILLSGASPFLGDTKQETLGNISAVSYDFDEDLFSNTSELAKSFIRQLLEKNTRKRMTITDALNHPWIKPYNPRQAMVKRLSVINLDNFKRQYARRRWKLSFRIVALCNHLTRIMKKGNNLPEPDRRDCESDQEEEILKRRPRTRKRSSTS; from the exons TGGGCAGTTTGCTGTTGTCAAACGCTGCGTAGAGAAGAGCACGAGCAATGAGTACGCAGCCAAGTTCATCAAGAAAAGCCTGATAGCGTCCAGCAAACGAGGCGTAAGTAGAGAGGAGATCGTGAGGGAAGTGAGCATCCTGCAGGAGCTCCAGCATCCCAACATCATATCGATGCACGATGTGTACGAGACCCGCACAGACGTGGTGCTCATCCTCGAACT ggtCTCTGGGGGAGAGCTGTTTGATTTCTTGGCTCAGAAGGAGTCTCTCTGTGAAGAAGAGGCCACGCAGTTTATCAAACAGGTCCTAGATGGAGTCCAGTATCTCCACTCAAAGAGAATTGCACATTTTGATCTAAAG CCTGAAAATATAATGCTGCTAGACAGGAATGTTCCACTACCTCGCATCAAAATCATAGACTTTGGACTGGCACGCACGATAGAAGCCGGGGCTaattataaaaacttttttggTACCCCTGAATTTGTTG CTCCAGAGATAGTCAACTATGAGCCACTGGGATTGGAGGCAGACATGTG GAGCATTGGAGTCATcacatatatact CTTGAGTGGTGCGTCACCTTTCCTCGGTGACACAAAGCAAGAAACGCTGGGAAACATCTCGGCAGTAAGCTATGACTTTGACGAAGATCTTTTCAGCAATACGAGTGAGCTGGCCAAGAGCTTTATCAGGCAGCTCCTGGAGAAGAACACAAG AAAAAGGATGACCATAACAGACGCCCTCAACCATCCTTGGATTAAG CCTTATAATCCCAGACAAGCCATGGTGAAGAGGCTGTCAGTGATAAACCTGGACAACTTTAAGAGACAGTACGCCAGACGCAGATGGAAG CTGTCTTTCAGAATTGTGGCTCTGTGCAACCACTTAACACGAATCATGAAGAAGGGCAACAACCTGCCTGAGCCGgacagg AGGGACTGTGAAAGTGaccaagaagaagaaatacTTAAAAGACGACCGAGAACCAGAAAAAGGAGCAGCACTTCCTGA